In Phacochoerus africanus isolate WHEZ1 chromosome 1, ROS_Pafr_v1, whole genome shotgun sequence, the following are encoded in one genomic region:
- the LOC125113566 gene encoding keratin-associated protein 13-2-like, translating to MSYNCCFRNFSSCFLRDHLRYSGSSCGSSYPRNLVYSTGFCSPSTCQLGSSLYKGCQKIRHEPISCQTSPVVTIPCQKSCHCPRTSTLYSPCWTTYAGSLGSRSSRSCSLGYGSRSCYSLGCGSSGFRPLAYRVCGSPSLRLGSRLCYPTRLVSRSCQSPCYRPSCGSGFYRSTC from the coding sequence ATGTCCTACAACTGCTGTTTTAGAAActtctcctcctgcttccttcGGGATCATCTGCGCTACTCAGGCTCCTCATGTGGCTCTTCCTACCCCAGAAACCTGGTCTACAGCACTGGTTTCTGCTCTCCCAGCACATGCCAGCTGGGTTCCTCTCTCTATAAAGGCTGTCAAAAGATCCGACATGAGCCCATCAGTTGTCAGACATCTCCTGTGGTGACCATTCCCTGCCAGAAATCCTGCCACTGCCCAAGGACCTCCACACTCTACAGTCCCTGCTGGACAACTTATGCTGGGTCTCTGGGCTCTAGGTCCAGCAGAAGCTGCTCGCTGGGCTATGGATCCAGAAGCTGCTACTCACTGGGCTGTGGATCCAGTGGCTTCAGACCTCTGGCTTATAGAGTCTGTGGTTCCCCTTCcctgaggcttggatccagatTGTGCTATCCAACCCGCCTTGTCTCTAGGAGCTGCCAGTCACCATGTTACAGACCAAGCTGTGGATCTGGCTTCTACAGATCAACTTGTTGA